In Pelagicoccus sp. SDUM812003, the sequence ATCGCCCTAGGATAGCCCGCCCCGTGATGTCCTTGGAAAAGATGATGCGCTTGTCGCTGTGGCCACCTTCACGAGTGCGCAAGAGCTCTCCGTCGTCGCTTCGATCGAACGGCACCTTCAGCTGATCCACGAGCAGCGATTGCACCGCTGATTGCCCCTCGCGCACCAAGCTCGATACCGCGGCCGGGTTTGCCGTGTCGCCTGACGCCACCATGATATCCCGTTCCAGCTGCTCCGGATGATAGGAGGTATCGAAAATGATGCCGCCCTGGGCCCATTTGCTATTGGCTCCAGTGGTCAGTTCATCGGCGCAGATCAAGGTGACCGAGAGCCCCTGGGAGCGAGCGTAGTGAGCATAGGAACAGCCCGCAAGCCCAGCTCCGATGACGAGACAGTCCGTTTGTATGGTATCCACAGTATCTAAAGTCGGAAGGGAAACCCTGTCAGTACGACGAGGCGTCCCGGTTCTTCAATCCGCCTTTCTCCTCCATCTAGCAGCCCTTGGGCTGGTGCGGGGCGCCCTCCGCGATCTCGAACATGCGATCGATGGATCGCAAAGCCTTCAATCTCAGTTCCTCGTCGAGGGTGACGATCTGCTCGGGACGCGGCGCTACCAAGACATCGCGAATCTTCTCCAGCGAGTTCAGCTTCATGTACGGACAAAGCTTGCAGCCGGAAATGAAACGCTTCTCCGGAGCCTCCACCTCGATGCGCTCCACCAATCCGCATTCGGTCAGCATCATGAAATAGGGAGCTTCGGTCGATTTCACATACTGCATCATTCCGCCCGTGCTTCCGACATAGTCGCTCTTGCTAGTGATGTCCAAGGTGCACTCCGGGTGCGACACCACCTTGAGGCCGGGAAACTTGCCACGCGCTTCCGAAATGATCGCCGGGTCGAACTCGTCGTGCACGATGCAGGTGCCGTCGGAGGATATGATCTCCTTGTCGATACCGAGCTTCCTCATCTCGGTACGAATGTTCTCCGCCATCAGACGATCCGGCACGAACAGAATGCGCTGCTGGGGCAAGGACGCCACGATCTTGTAGACGTTGCTGGAGGTCACGCAGACATCGCACTCCGCCTTCACCTCAGCTGTGCTGTTGATGTAGCAAACCACCGCCGCGTCAGGATACTGCTTTTTCAGCTCCCGCAGCTGCTCGCCAGTCAGGGAATCCGCCAACGAGCACCCCGAACCGCGATCCG encodes:
- the nadA gene encoding quinolinate synthase NadA, whose translation is MVSAAEPRNYSDDQIEAEANRLLTKLMHVECEASRSWNIEACREIAPLTLEINDLKREKGAVILAHSYVEPEIIYGVADFAGDSYMLSLKAKEAAAERIVFSGVVFMAETAKILSPQAEVVVPDRGSGCSLADSLTGEQLRELKKQYPDAAVVCYINSTAEVKAECDVCVTSSNVYKIVASLPQQRILFVPDRLMAENIRTEMRKLGIDKEIISSDGTCIVHDEFDPAIISEARGKFPGLKVVSHPECTLDITSKSDYVGSTGGMMQYVKSTEAPYFMMLTECGLVERIEVEAPEKRFISGCKLCPYMKLNSLEKIRDVLVAPRPEQIVTLDEELRLKALRSIDRMFEIAEGAPHQPKGC